The nucleotide sequence GTTTCTATCCGAGTTGTTCCCAGTACGCTTATGAAGCTATAGAAAAAAAAGGTTCACTGAAGGGTGTTTTTTACGCATTGGTTAGAATTTTTAAGTGTCACCCGTTTCACCCCGGGGGTTATGATCCAGTGAAGTGATTTGGGGATAGAAGGTTTAAACAGAATTATTTTAATCACTGAATTTTTTTCGACATGATATCGGAGTGTAATCGTAGTCAAAAGACCCGTTAGAAACCCGCTTGCTGAGTCCTTGCCCGCCAATATTTGGCAGGAGGGTTGGCGGGCAGATAAATTTCTTTGCGGGTCAAGCAAAGTGAGGTTTATTTTATGGAAAAAAGATTAATATTGGCTGTTTTTC is from bacterium and encodes:
- the yidD gene encoding membrane protein insertion efficiency factor YidD, with amino-acid sequence MDIRVVLLKLLIFYKRFVSPLSLKCCRFYPSCSQYAYEAIEKKGSLKGVFYALVRIFKCHPFHPGGYDPVK